The Salinispora tropica CNB-440 genome has a window encoding:
- a CDS encoding MFS transporter has protein sequence MVWFGVSFRPRLPRPHGQGGASAGDAGRPRRGLTLLAAAACIFLVQLDFYALNLALPSMAAELGTTTTDLHWVVSGYILAQAAFLIPGGKLGDILGRRRMLVVGLLIFGTASLGAGLGSDPPTVIAFRAIQGMGSGIVYPLAFAVITEAFPGKRTKRAIGNAYGIGAVALALGPLLGGGVTEWLSWRSVLLVNVPLCVVAIVASVAWLPESRDPTVSRAIDLAGLVVVVLGVLAITVAADRMNAWRPVVAAALAVGGLVLLAAFVLRERVAESPLVRLDLFRNAKFVAVTLMGLVANIAFVVTIFATTIHLQQVRGYSPFVAGLAVLAASISGGIAGPFAGRLSQRVAVRRLIAAATLVGAVGLVVVAFGGQIGPYLLGLAVAGFGYRTGLTLTNLGTQAMVPAERAGEASGTTLSILSAGSGVAIAAAGTLIEQGDLATGIMRVLLGVAVGSVVAAMLLVRIP, from the coding sequence ATGGTATGGTTCGGTGTGTCGTTCCGTCCGCGTCTGCCCCGGCCCCACGGCCAAGGTGGGGCATCGGCGGGGGATGCGGGCCGACCGCGGCGCGGGCTGACCCTGCTCGCGGCCGCTGCATGTATCTTCCTCGTGCAGCTTGACTTCTATGCGTTGAACCTCGCGTTGCCGTCGATGGCGGCGGAGCTGGGGACGACCACCACCGATCTGCACTGGGTGGTCAGTGGCTACATCCTGGCCCAGGCGGCGTTCCTCATCCCCGGTGGCAAGCTCGGCGACATCCTCGGTCGTCGGCGCATGCTGGTTGTCGGCTTGCTTATCTTCGGAACGGCGTCGCTCGGTGCCGGTCTGGGCTCCGATCCGCCGACCGTGATTGCCTTTCGCGCCATACAGGGGATGGGTTCGGGCATCGTGTATCCCCTCGCCTTCGCGGTGATCACCGAGGCGTTCCCGGGGAAGCGGACGAAGCGGGCGATCGGCAACGCCTACGGCATCGGGGCGGTGGCGCTGGCGTTGGGGCCACTGCTCGGCGGCGGAGTCACCGAGTGGCTCAGCTGGCGAAGCGTGCTCCTGGTGAACGTGCCGCTCTGCGTGGTCGCCATCGTTGCCAGCGTCGCCTGGCTACCCGAGTCGCGTGACCCCACGGTGTCGCGGGCGATTGACCTGGCTGGTCTGGTCGTGGTGGTGCTGGGGGTCCTCGCGATCACCGTGGCCGCCGACCGGATGAATGCCTGGCGACCGGTGGTGGCCGCTGCCCTCGCTGTCGGTGGGCTGGTGCTGCTGGCCGCGTTCGTGCTTCGGGAGCGGGTGGCCGAGAGTCCACTGGTCCGGCTGGATCTATTCAGAAACGCCAAGTTCGTGGCGGTGACTCTGATGGGACTGGTGGCCAACATCGCCTTCGTGGTCACGATCTTCGCCACGACAATCCATCTACAACAGGTCCGGGGCTACTCGCCGTTCGTCGCGGGCCTGGCGGTCCTCGCCGCCTCGATCAGCGGTGGAATCGCCGGTCCGTTCGCGGGTCGGCTCAGCCAACGGGTCGCGGTGCGTCGGTTGATCGCCGCGGCCACCCTGGTCGGCGCGGTCGGCCTGGTCGTGGTGGCCTTTGGCGGGCAGATCGGGCCGTATCTGCTCGGTCTGGCGGTCGCCGGGTTCGGCTACCGGACCGGGCTCACCCTGACCAACCTGGGCACGCAGGCCATGGTCCCGGCCGAGCGGGCCGGCGAGGCATCCGGGACCACGCTCTCGATCCTCTCCGCCGGCTCGGGTGTCGCGATCGCGGCGGCCGGCACGCTGATCGAGCAGGGCGACCTCGCCACCGGCATCATGCGGGTTCTCCTGGGAGTAGCGGTCGGTAGCGTTGTGGCCGCGATGCTGCTGGTCCGGATCCCCTGA
- a CDS encoding chitinase produces MKRSKSLILPLVTMLTVALGAAWVARPAYAAGPTATFAKVSDWSTGWEGKYTITNGGSSAVTGWSVAFDLPIGTTVGTYWEALLHSAGQRFTFSNQSWNGTIAPGASVSFGFIGSGPGSPTNCQLNGAACGDSPPPTTPPPTTTPPTTPPPTTTPPTTPPPTTTTPPNDDLPAHILTGYWHNFDNPAVELRLRDVPAEYDVVAVAFAEATTTPGEVTFAVDPGLSASLGGYTDADFAADVRTLKGQGRKVIISVGGETGRVTVNDAASAVAFADSVYALIQQYGFDGVDIDLENGLNPTYMAQALRSLRAQVGAELIIAMAPQTIDMQNPTTSYFKLALDIQDILTVVNTQFYNSGAMLGCDQQFAYSQGTVNFIVALACIQLEAGLRPDQVGLGLPAGPGAAGGGIVAPSVVNAALDCLTRGTSCGSFQPPRTYSGLRGAMTWSVNWDVTNGDNFAQTVGPHLDTLP; encoded by the coding sequence ATGAAGCGTTCCAAGTCCCTGATCCTGCCCCTGGTCACCATGCTGACCGTCGCGCTCGGCGCGGCCTGGGTGGCCAGGCCGGCGTATGCCGCCGGTCCGACCGCGACCTTCGCCAAGGTCTCCGACTGGAGCACCGGGTGGGAGGGTAAGTACACGATCACCAACGGGGGCAGCAGCGCCGTGACCGGCTGGAGCGTCGCGTTCGACCTGCCGATCGGCACGACGGTCGGCACCTACTGGGAGGCACTGCTGCACTCCGCCGGCCAGCGGTTCACCTTCAGTAACCAGTCCTGGAACGGCACCATCGCACCCGGTGCCTCGGTCTCCTTCGGGTTCATCGGCAGCGGGCCCGGATCACCGACCAACTGCCAGCTCAACGGCGCGGCGTGCGGCGACTCACCGCCTCCCACCACACCGCCTCCCACCACTACCCCACCGACCACCCCACCGCCCACGACCACGCCACCGACCACCCCACCCCCCACCACCACCACTCCCCCGAATGACGACCTGCCCGCGCACATCCTCACCGGCTACTGGCACAACTTCGACAACCCTGCGGTCGAGCTGCGCCTGCGGGACGTCCCCGCCGAGTACGACGTGGTCGCCGTCGCATTCGCCGAGGCGACCACCACCCCCGGCGAGGTGACCTTCGCCGTCGACCCGGGCCTGTCCGCCTCACTGGGCGGCTACACCGACGCGGACTTCGCCGCCGACGTACGGACACTCAAGGGCCAGGGCAGAAAGGTCATCATCTCGGTCGGCGGCGAGACCGGACGGGTCACCGTCAACGACGCGGCCTCCGCAGTCGCCTTCGCCGACTCGGTGTACGCGTTGATCCAGCAGTACGGCTTCGACGGAGTGGACATTGACCTGGAGAACGGCCTCAATCCGACCTACATGGCGCAGGCCCTACGGTCCCTGCGGGCCCAGGTTGGTGCTGAGCTGATCATCGCGATGGCACCGCAAACCATCGACATGCAGAACCCGACCACCAGCTACTTCAAGCTGGCACTCGACATCCAGGACATCCTGACGGTGGTGAACACCCAGTTCTACAACTCCGGTGCGATGCTCGGCTGCGACCAGCAGTTCGCCTACAGCCAGGGAACAGTGAACTTCATCGTCGCGCTGGCCTGCATCCAGCTGGAGGCGGGGCTGCGGCCAGACCAGGTCGGGCTCGGCCTGCCCGCCGGCCCGGGGGCGGCCGGTGGGGGAATCGTCGCACCCAGCGTGGTCAACGCCGCGTTGGACTGCCTGACCAGGGGGACGAGCTGCGGCAGCTTCCAGCCACCCCGCACCTACTCGGGGCTACGGGGCGCGATGACCTGGTCGGTGAACTGGGACGTGACCAACGGCGACAACTTCGCCCAGACCGTCGGCCCCCACCTGGACACCCTGCCCTGA
- a CDS encoding TetR family transcriptional regulator yields the protein MKRSFSVSSVSDEPRPRGDKASTKSRIRDAAITLFADQGVAATGVRAIAAAAGVHPSLIIHYFGTKDGLRVACDKHVAAFVREHKQNVMRSAGRFDVAELRDLGEGPPLMRYLARTLVDGSPHTAALVDEMVNDAVDYLSEGVASGLVRPTEHPYERAALLAIWSLGALALHEHVQRLFGIDLTNLDGAAAVESAYGRVASELLGTGIFRT from the coding sequence ATCAAACGTTCGTTTAGCGTGTCGAGTGTGTCCGATGAACCGCGGCCGAGAGGCGACAAGGCCTCCACAAAGAGTCGCATCCGTGATGCCGCTATCACTCTCTTCGCTGATCAGGGCGTGGCGGCCACGGGGGTCCGTGCCATAGCGGCGGCAGCCGGCGTCCACCCATCCCTGATCATTCACTACTTCGGCACGAAGGACGGGCTACGGGTGGCCTGCGACAAGCATGTTGCGGCCTTCGTGCGTGAGCACAAGCAGAACGTGATGAGATCGGCCGGAAGGTTCGACGTGGCGGAGCTGCGCGACCTGGGCGAGGGGCCGCCGCTGATGCGATACCTGGCCCGGACCTTGGTTGACGGCTCCCCACACACGGCTGCCCTGGTAGACGAGATGGTCAATGACGCGGTCGACTACCTCTCTGAAGGAGTCGCGTCGGGCCTGGTCCGACCGACCGAGCACCCCTACGAACGGGCGGCGCTCCTCGCGATCTGGTCCCTGGGCGCACTCGCGCTCCACGAACATGTGCAGCGGCTGTTCGGCATCGACCTGACCAACCTCGATGGTGCGGCGGCGGTGGAGTCAGCCTACGGGCGCGTCGCGTCGGAGCTCCTCGGTACCGGGATTTTTCGCACCTGA
- a CDS encoding MFS transporter, producing MRKLLSNGTYRWLFVAQVIALIGSGLATVALGLLAYDLGGARAGAVLGTALTIKMVAYVCVSPLVGAVLDRVPRGVVMVGADLVRCGVVLLLPWVDAIWQVYLLIAVLQAASATFTPTFQSVLPDVVPDEGDYTKALAASQFAVSLENIASPVIAAALLLVLTFTDLFVGTAVGFFVSALFVTAATVPRARRSSRIRFSERFFAGLRVFAATPRLRAVLALNVVVAGSGAITLVSTVNVVRDLLDATEAQVPLLLAVSGLGSIAAAIGAPLLLRRRQDRGTLFTGTVTAWLALAGALLLPTAPSWPLAIGVWLLIGFAGGLIVVTVNRVLRASSAVADRPALFAAQFSLSHLCWLVTYPLAGWVGAWAGLTTAWALLASLVLVAGLSALRLWPAGLPEVFRHRHDGAADRAHLADAEWDGAAWVHTHRVTIDVNHARWPQPA from the coding sequence GTGCGTAAACTGCTGAGCAATGGCACCTATCGTTGGCTTTTCGTTGCCCAGGTAATTGCCCTCATCGGCAGTGGTCTGGCGACCGTGGCGCTCGGACTGCTCGCCTATGATCTCGGGGGCGCGCGGGCCGGAGCGGTCCTCGGGACCGCGCTGACGATCAAGATGGTCGCGTACGTGTGCGTGTCGCCACTGGTAGGAGCGGTGTTGGACCGGGTGCCGCGGGGCGTGGTGATGGTGGGCGCAGACCTGGTCCGATGTGGAGTCGTCCTGCTGCTGCCGTGGGTGGATGCGATCTGGCAGGTCTACCTGCTCATCGCGGTGCTGCAGGCCGCCTCGGCCACCTTCACGCCCACGTTCCAGTCGGTGCTTCCGGATGTCGTTCCGGATGAGGGTGACTACACGAAGGCGCTCGCCGCGTCACAGTTTGCGGTCTCCCTGGAGAATATCGCCAGCCCGGTCATCGCCGCCGCGTTGTTGCTCGTTCTGACGTTCACGGATCTGTTTGTGGGGACGGCGGTGGGGTTTTTCGTCTCCGCGTTGTTTGTCACCGCGGCAACGGTTCCCAGAGCGCGCCGTAGCAGCCGCATCCGGTTCTCCGAGCGCTTTTTCGCCGGGCTGCGTGTATTCGCGGCCACGCCACGGCTACGGGCGGTCCTGGCCCTGAACGTGGTGGTCGCCGGCTCCGGCGCCATCACCCTGGTCAGCACCGTCAACGTGGTACGCGACCTGCTGGACGCCACCGAAGCGCAGGTTCCACTCCTGCTCGCCGTCTCCGGCCTCGGCAGCATCGCGGCGGCGATCGGCGCACCGCTGCTGCTGCGTCGGCGACAGGATCGAGGGACGCTGTTCACCGGCACTGTCACCGCTTGGCTGGCCCTGGCCGGAGCGCTGCTCCTGCCGACGGCACCGTCCTGGCCGTTGGCGATCGGTGTGTGGCTGCTCATCGGCTTCGCCGGCGGCCTGATTGTCGTCACGGTCAACCGGGTGCTGCGCGCCTCGTCGGCGGTCGCCGACCGGCCAGCGTTGTTCGCCGCCCAGTTCTCTCTGTCGCACCTCTGCTGGCTGGTCACCTACCCCCTCGCCGGCTGGGTTGGCGCGTGGGCTGGCTTGACCACGGCGTGGGCGCTTTTGGCGAGCCTGGTGCTCGTGGCGGGACTCTCCGCCCTCCGGCTCTGGCCCGCCGGCCTCCCCGAAGTCTTCCGGCACCGGCATGACGGTGCCGCTGACCGCGCGCACCTGGCTGATGCCGAGTGGGATGGAGCGGCGTGGGTGCACACCCACCGAGTGACGATCGACGTCAATCACGCTCGGTGGCCCCAGCCGGCGTGA
- a CDS encoding alpha/beta hydrolase family protein codes for MNKPTQSNDTFDAPAPVLSVSPVVLPAPGRAVDLHLRVSAPVAGDELPIILLSHGHGPSNHLSSLNGYAPLANYWAAHGFVVIQPTHLNSRTLNLDPDSPEAPLYWRSRGEDMKRILDQLDQIEAAVGQLRGRLDRDRVAVAGHSMGGHTASLLLGARLTDPHDGTEVDLSEPRITAGVLLAAPGRGGDALTDFVVENYPFFSTTDFSTMTTPALVVAGDQDASTHLTVRGPQWHTDPYLLSPGPKSLVTLFGAGHGLGGVSGYDVAETTDESPERVAVVQRLTCAYLRSTLYPGESAWQEAQDELTSRPSPIGRVESTSTPAQ; via the coding sequence ATGAATAAGCCGACCCAGTCGAACGACACGTTCGACGCCCCTGCACCTGTCCTGTCCGTCAGTCCGGTGGTGCTGCCAGCTCCCGGCCGCGCCGTGGACCTGCATCTGCGGGTCTCCGCGCCCGTGGCCGGAGACGAGCTACCGATCATTCTCCTCTCGCACGGACACGGCCCCTCAAACCACCTGTCCTCGCTGAACGGCTACGCCCCGCTCGCGAACTACTGGGCGGCGCACGGTTTCGTCGTCATTCAGCCCACCCACCTGAACTCGAGGACACTGAACCTGGATCCGGACAGTCCCGAGGCCCCCCTGTACTGGCGGTCGCGGGGCGAGGACATGAAGCGCATCCTCGACCAGCTCGACCAGATCGAGGCCGCCGTCGGGCAGTTGCGCGGGCGCCTGGACCGAGACCGGGTCGCCGTGGCCGGGCACTCGATGGGTGGACACACCGCGAGCCTGCTGCTGGGCGCCCGGCTGACCGACCCGCACGACGGGACGGAGGTAGACCTCTCCGAACCCCGGATCACGGCGGGTGTGCTGCTCGCCGCGCCGGGCAGAGGCGGTGACGCCCTCACCGACTTCGTGGTCGAGAACTATCCCTTCTTCTCCACCACCGACTTTTCCACGATGACGACGCCCGCACTCGTGGTCGCCGGCGACCAGGATGCCTCTACCCACCTGACGGTGCGAGGCCCGCAATGGCACACCGATCCCTACCTCCTCTCCCCCGGCCCCAAGTCCCTGGTCACGCTGTTCGGTGCGGGGCATGGACTTGGTGGGGTCTCCGGCTACGACGTGGCCGAGACCACGGACGAAAGCCCCGAGCGGGTCGCCGTCGTCCAGCGGCTCACCTGCGCCTACCTCCGCTCCACCCTCTACCCTGGGGAGTCCGCCTGGCAGGAGGCGCAGGACGAACTGACCAGCAGGCCCAGTCCGATCGGCCGGGTCGAATCCACGTCAACGCCCGCGCAGTAG
- a CDS encoding oxidoreductase has translation MTYTRDLVPDLTGRTAVVTGANGGLGLETTKVFVSRGAHVVMAVRNQEKATKAVKEIREETPTASLELVELDLGSQASVRKAAEKILARHDQVDILVNNAGLMAMPERRTTDGYEMQFGVNHLGHWTLTALLMPAILAAPAARVVTVTSTAHHFGRPVDPNNPHLNGTYGPWRAYGQSKLANYHFALGLQQEFDRAGVNAQSLVAHPGLTRSDLQLHTVEQGGGGWMGSFFAWITRHTGMGVANGAMPQIRAATDPHARGGQFYGPRFGNRGHAVRLPILRPGADAAIHTLWQVSERETGVALTV, from the coding sequence ATGACATACACCCGCGACCTGGTGCCAGACCTGACCGGCAGAACGGCGGTGGTCACCGGCGCGAACGGCGGTCTGGGGCTGGAGACCACGAAAGTGTTCGTCAGCCGGGGCGCGCACGTGGTGATGGCGGTCCGTAATCAGGAAAAGGCAACAAAGGCGGTTAAGGAGATCCGGGAGGAGACCCCGACCGCGTCCCTGGAACTGGTCGAGCTCGATCTCGGCTCACAGGCGTCGGTGCGGAAGGCCGCCGAGAAGATCCTGGCCCGGCACGACCAGGTCGACATCCTGGTCAACAACGCCGGGCTGATGGCAATGCCGGAGCGCCGGACCACCGACGGGTATGAGATGCAGTTCGGAGTCAACCACCTCGGACACTGGACGTTGACGGCGTTGCTGATGCCGGCGATCCTGGCCGCTCCCGCCGCTCGGGTGGTGACCGTGACGTCGACAGCCCACCATTTCGGGCGCCCGGTGGACCCGAACAATCCGCACCTGAACGGCACCTACGGACCGTGGCGCGCCTACGGCCAGTCCAAACTCGCCAACTACCACTTCGCTCTCGGTTTGCAGCAGGAGTTCGACCGGGCCGGGGTGAACGCTCAGAGCCTCGTCGCGCACCCGGGCCTGACCCGCAGCGACCTACAGCTCCACACCGTTGAGCAGGGTGGCGGCGGCTGGATGGGCTCTTTCTTCGCCTGGATCACCCGGCACACCGGCATGGGTGTCGCGAACGGCGCAATGCCCCAGATCCGCGCTGCCACCGACCCGCACGCCCGTGGTGGCCAGTTCTATGGCCCGCGGTTCGGCAACCGCGGCCACGCCGTCCGGCTACCGATCCTGCGTCCGGGGGCCGACGCCGCGATCCACACGCTGTGGCAGGTCTCTGAACGGGAGACGGGTGTCGCGCTCACGGTGTGA
- a CDS encoding MFS transporter gives MSFRPRLPRLPGRGVGSVGGGGRPRRRLTLVAAAAGIFLVQLDFYALNLALPSMAAEFGSSTTDLQWVISGYILAQAAFLIPGGKLGDILGRRRMLVVGLVIFGVGSLGAGLGPDPPIVIAFRVVQGTGAGIVFPLALAVITEAFPGRRAKRAIGSAYGIGAVALAMGPLLGGGVTELISWRSVFLVNVPFCLVAIVAALAWVPESRDPTVSRRIDLAGLVVVVLGIVAITVAADRMSAWRPVVAAGLAVGGLVLLAAFVLRERVAESPLVRLDLFRNAKFVVVTLMGMVANVSFVVTIFATTIYLQQVRGYSPFVAGLAVLTASIGGGVAGPFAGWLSQRVAVRRLIAAAILVGAVGLVVVALGGQIGLYLLGLAVAGFGYRIGFTLTNLGTQAIVPAERAGEASGVTLSILRAGSGIAVAAAGTLIEQGDLATGITRVLLGIAVGSAVAALVLSRMFRAG, from the coding sequence GTGTCGTTCCGCCCGCGCCTTCCTCGGCTGCCGGGCCGTGGTGTCGGGTCGGTGGGGGGCGGCGGGCGACCGCGGCGCAGGCTGACGTTGGTCGCGGCCGCCGCGGGTATCTTCCTGGTGCAGTTGGATTTCTATGCGTTGAATCTGGCGTTGCCGTCGATGGCGGCGGAGTTCGGTTCCTCCACCACGGATTTGCAGTGGGTGATCAGCGGCTACATCCTGGCCCAGGCGGCGTTTCTCATCCCGGGTGGCAAGCTCGGTGACATCCTTGGTCGTCGGCGCATGCTTGTCGTGGGTTTGGTGATTTTCGGGGTGGGGTCGCTTGGTGCGGGTCTGGGCCCTGATCCGCCGATCGTGATTGCCTTTCGGGTTGTGCAGGGAACGGGAGCCGGGATCGTGTTCCCGCTTGCCTTGGCGGTGATTACCGAGGCGTTCCCGGGGCGGCGGGCGAAGCGGGCGATCGGTAGCGCGTACGGCATCGGGGCGGTGGCGCTGGCGATGGGGCCGTTGCTCGGTGGCGGGGTAACGGAGTTGATCAGCTGGCGAAGCGTGTTCCTGGTGAACGTGCCGTTCTGCCTTGTGGCGATCGTGGCCGCCCTCGCCTGGGTTCCGGAGTCGCGTGACCCCACGGTGTCGCGTCGGATCGACCTGGCGGGTCTGGTCGTGGTGGTGCTGGGGATTGTGGCGATCACCGTGGCGGCGGACCGGATGAGTGCCTGGCGACCGGTGGTGGCCGCTGGCCTCGCTGTCGGTGGGCTGGTGCTGCTGGCCGCGTTCGTGCTTCGGGAGCGGGTGGCCGAGAGTCCACTGGTCCGGCTGGATCTATTCAGAAACGCCAAGTTCGTGGTGGTGACTCTGATGGGGATGGTCGCCAACGTCTCCTTCGTGGTCACGATCTTCGCCACGACCATCTACCTGCAGCAGGTTCGGGGCTACTCGCCGTTCGTCGCGGGCCTGGCGGTCCTCACCGCCTCGATTGGCGGCGGCGTGGCCGGTCCGTTCGCGGGTTGGCTCAGCCAACGGGTCGCGGTGCGTCGGTTGATCGCCGCCGCCATCCTGGTCGGCGCGGTCGGTCTGGTCGTGGTGGCCTTGGGTGGGCAGATCGGGCTGTATCTGCTCGGTCTGGCGGTCGCCGGGTTCGGCTACCGGATCGGGTTCACCCTGACCAACCTGGGCACGCAGGCCATAGTCCCGGCCGAGCGGGCCGGCGAGGCATCCGGGGTGACGCTCTCGATCCTCCGTGCCGGTTCGGGTATCGCGGTCGCGGCGGCCGGCACGCTGATCGAGCAGGGCGACCTCGCCACCGGCATCACGCGGGTTCTCCTGGGGATCGCAGTCGGGAGTGCCGTGGCCGCTCTTGTCCTGTCCAGGATGTTCCGGGCTGGCTGA
- a CDS encoding 2-hydroxyacid dehydrogenase has product MRVSVFSTKPYDREFLSAANSMDGHELEFLEPRLTPQTAKLASGAAAVCAFVNDDLGTEVLERLAADGVRLIALRSAGFNHVDLATARRLGLTVVRVPEYSPYAVAEHTVALMLALNRKVYRAYNRVREHNFALTGLLGFDLHGRTVGVVGTGKIGFCVARILSGFGCRVIASDPYPDDAVTAAGIEYVPLQRLLSESDVITLHCPLTPDTEHLINPDRIAQMRRGVMLINTSRGALVDTRAVIDGLKNGQIGYLGLDVYEEETDLFFEDLSDRVLDDDDFSRLNTFPNVLITGHQAFFTEEAMRNIAATTIDSLTTIEREGPNAVPQSARVC; this is encoded by the coding sequence ATGCGCGTATCGGTGTTTAGCACAAAGCCATACGACCGGGAGTTCTTGTCGGCGGCCAACTCCATGGACGGTCACGAACTGGAATTCCTCGAGCCCCGGCTGACCCCGCAGACCGCCAAGCTCGCCAGCGGCGCGGCGGCGGTCTGCGCGTTCGTCAACGACGACCTCGGGACCGAGGTACTGGAGCGACTGGCCGCGGATGGCGTCCGCTTGATCGCACTTCGCTCCGCCGGTTTCAACCACGTCGACCTGGCCACCGCCCGCCGGCTCGGCCTCACCGTCGTCCGGGTGCCGGAGTACTCACCGTACGCCGTGGCCGAGCACACGGTCGCCCTGATGCTCGCCCTCAACCGCAAGGTCTACCGGGCCTACAACCGGGTTCGGGAGCACAACTTCGCGCTCACCGGGCTGCTCGGCTTCGACCTGCACGGCCGGACCGTCGGCGTCGTCGGCACCGGGAAGATCGGGTTCTGTGTGGCCCGCATCCTGTCTGGGTTCGGCTGCCGGGTCATCGCCAGTGACCCCTACCCGGACGACGCGGTGACCGCGGCCGGGATTGAGTACGTGCCGCTGCAGCGCCTACTGAGCGAGTCGGACGTGATCACCCTGCACTGCCCGCTGACCCCGGACACCGAGCACCTGATCAACCCCGACCGGATCGCCCAGATGCGCAGGGGCGTCATGCTGATCAATACCAGCCGCGGGGCGCTGGTGGACACGCGAGCGGTGATCGACGGGCTCAAGAACGGCCAGATCGGCTATCTCGGTCTGGACGTGTACGAGGAGGAGACCGACCTGTTCTTCGAGGACCTCTCCGACCGAGTCCTCGATGACGACGACTTCTCCCGGCTCAACACGTTCCCCAATGTGCTGATCACCGGTCACCAGGCATTCTTTACCGAAGAAGCGATGCGCAACATCGCCGCCACCACGATCGACAGCCTGACCACCATCGAGCGGGAGGGGCCAAACGCCGTCCCCCAGTCGGCCCGGGTTTGCTGA